One region of Mucilaginibacter gotjawali genomic DNA includes:
- a CDS encoding TCR/Tet family MFS transporter translates to MIKPKGQAALGFIFVTIFIDVMGFGIIIPVLPDLIKHLINGDVSDAAGYAGWLLAAYAGMQFFCAPVIGNLSDKFGRRPVLLCSLLGFSIDYAFSAFAPTIGWLFVGRIIAGITGASFTTANAYIADISTPEKRAANFGLVGVAFGIGFILGPALGGLLGKYNPHYPFIAASALALLNAAYGYFILPESLAIENRRPFELKRANPFGTLIQLKKYKSVIDLALSLFLVYFAVQAVQSVWTYYTIQKFHWSNDIVGYSLAFVGLMIAIVQGVLIRIILPKLGNERSIWIGLLLYAVGLAFFAFASKGWMMFVILVPYCLGGIAGPALQGYMSNSVPANEQGELQGGLTSLISISSIFGPLVMTESFYYFTKPNPFFQFPGAPFVLGAVLMLLSALLAIRSFKRN, encoded by the coding sequence ATGATTAAACCTAAAGGCCAGGCCGCATTAGGCTTTATTTTTGTTACCATTTTTATTGATGTGATGGGGTTTGGCATTATTATACCCGTTCTGCCGGATTTAATTAAACATTTAATTAATGGCGATGTGAGTGATGCCGCCGGGTATGCAGGGTGGCTGCTCGCCGCTTATGCCGGAATGCAATTTTTTTGTGCTCCTGTTATTGGCAACTTAAGCGACAAGTTTGGCCGGAGGCCGGTTCTTCTTTGTTCGTTGCTTGGGTTTAGTATCGACTACGCATTTTCAGCCTTTGCACCAACCATTGGATGGTTATTTGTTGGCCGTATTATAGCAGGTATAACCGGAGCCAGCTTTACAACAGCTAATGCTTACATAGCCGACATCAGTACGCCGGAAAAAAGAGCTGCCAATTTCGGGCTGGTTGGGGTTGCTTTTGGCATTGGCTTTATACTTGGGCCCGCCCTTGGCGGCCTGCTCGGAAAATATAATCCTCATTATCCGTTTATTGCTGCGTCCGCTTTGGCTTTGCTTAATGCAGCGTATGGCTATTTTATACTCCCTGAATCGTTAGCAATAGAGAACCGAAGGCCATTTGAACTAAAAAGAGCTAATCCTTTTGGTACACTCATCCAACTTAAAAAGTATAAATCTGTGATAGATTTAGCCTTATCATTGTTCCTGGTCTATTTTGCAGTTCAGGCGGTGCAAAGCGTCTGGACGTATTATACAATCCAGAAATTTCATTGGAGCAACGATATTGTTGGGTATTCACTTGCGTTTGTAGGATTGATGATAGCGATAGTACAAGGCGTCCTGATTAGAATCATCTTGCCAAAGTTGGGAAATGAGCGGAGTATCTGGATTGGCCTGCTTTTATATGCGGTTGGTCTTGCCTTTTTTGCATTTGCTTCAAAAGGATGGATGATGTTTGTTATTTTGGTTCCATATTGCCTTGGTGGTATTGCCGGGCCTGCATTGCAGGGATACATGAGCAATAGCGTGCCTGCAAACGAACAGGGCGAATTGCAGGGCGGCTTAACCAGCCTGATCAGCATCAGCTCAATCTTCGGTCCGCTGGTAATGACGGAATCTTTTTATTATTTTACCAAGCCAAATCCGTTTTTTCAATTCCCCGGGGCGCCATTTGTATTAGGCGCCGTATTAATGCTTTTAAGCGCCCTATTGGCTATAAGGAGTTTTAAAAGGAATTAA